From Endozoicomonas sp. 8E, the proteins below share one genomic window:
- a CDS encoding LysR family transcriptional regulator: MDIPSLTAFLTVAECKSFSQAAEKLHLTQPAVSKRIASLESQLGTQLFDRMGRQINLNEAGRILMPKARQMLDLMKDSRQEISNLKTQVKGTLAIATSHHIGLRRLPDILREYSRRYPDVKLDIRFVDSEVAYEMLSRGEIEFGIVTLSPDNPDRFESRLVWNDPLIFMAARDHPLSSLKKVTTQQLSEYQAILPSSNTFTHRLVRTLFEEEDLSLQTTMSSNYLETIRMLASIGLAWTILPASMLDDDLIALNTQCHTPSRKLGYIIHKERTLSNAANAFLDLLNQESS, from the coding sequence ATGGATATACCCAGCCTCACCGCATTTCTGACCGTTGCTGAGTGCAAGTCTTTCTCCCAGGCGGCAGAAAAGCTGCATTTAACCCAACCGGCCGTCAGCAAGCGTATTGCTTCGCTAGAGAGCCAATTAGGTACCCAGTTGTTTGATCGCATGGGTCGACAGATCAATTTGAACGAAGCTGGACGCATCCTTATGCCCAAAGCCAGGCAAATGCTGGACTTGATGAAAGACTCCCGTCAGGAAATCAGTAACCTGAAGACTCAGGTAAAAGGTACTCTGGCGATAGCAACCAGCCATCATATAGGCTTACGCAGGCTCCCTGATATCCTGAGGGAATACTCCCGTCGCTACCCGGATGTCAAGCTCGACATTCGCTTTGTGGATTCGGAAGTGGCTTATGAAATGCTGAGTCGGGGTGAAATTGAATTTGGTATCGTAACACTTTCTCCTGACAACCCGGATCGATTTGAATCCCGCCTGGTCTGGAATGACCCGCTGATTTTCATGGCGGCCAGAGACCACCCCTTATCCAGCCTGAAAAAAGTCACCACTCAGCAGTTAAGTGAATATCAGGCGATTCTGCCAAGCTCAAACACATTCACTCACCGGCTGGTCCGCACTCTGTTCGAAGAAGAAGACTTGTCTCTGCAAACTACCATGTCTTCCAATTACCTTGAAACAATCCGTATGCTCGCCTCCATCGGCCTGGCATGGACCATTTTGCCCGCCTCGATGCTGGACGACGATCTCATTGCATTGAACACACAATGCCATACGCCTTCACGAAAGTTGGGGTATATCATCCACAAAGAGCGAACCCTGTCGAATGCGGCCAATGCGTTTCTGGACCTCCTGAACCAGGAAAGCAGCTGA
- a CDS encoding MDR family oxidoreductase: MFKALLLEQEGKATVSSVRELDDRRLPKGEVTVAVEYSSLNYKDGLAITGKGKIIRNFPMVPGIDFAGTVIDSDNPEFSEGDKVILTGWGVGENHWGGMAEKARVNASQLVKMPKGLNSQKAMMIGTAGLTAMLCVMALEHSGVTPEKGEILVTGASGGVGSASVALLAKLDYDVVAVSGRPENSGMLVNLGAKLILPRSRFEEPARPLDKQMWAGAIDTVGSKLLAKVLSEMNYGGAVAACGLAGGFDLPTTVMPFILRGVNLQGVDSVMCPTEKRTQAWERLVKLLPEDFYNSACQEVTLEEIAEYAEAITVGQVTGRVIVKI; the protein is encoded by the coding sequence ATGTTCAAGGCACTGTTGCTGGAGCAGGAAGGCAAGGCCACTGTATCTTCTGTCCGGGAACTGGACGACAGGCGTTTACCCAAAGGGGAGGTCACGGTAGCCGTCGAATATTCCTCGCTGAACTATAAGGACGGTCTGGCCATCACAGGCAAGGGCAAGATTATCCGCAATTTCCCCATGGTACCGGGCATTGATTTTGCGGGTACAGTCATTGATTCCGACAACCCAGAATTTTCCGAAGGTGACAAAGTAATCCTCACCGGCTGGGGCGTGGGTGAAAACCACTGGGGTGGTATGGCTGAAAAAGCCAGGGTCAATGCCAGTCAGCTGGTAAAAATGCCAAAGGGACTCAACAGCCAGAAAGCCATGATGATTGGCACAGCAGGTCTGACAGCAATGTTGTGCGTAATGGCTCTGGAACACTCAGGTGTGACACCTGAAAAAGGCGAAATTCTGGTCACCGGTGCCAGTGGTGGCGTGGGCAGTGCTTCTGTCGCCCTGCTGGCAAAACTGGATTACGATGTTGTCGCTGTATCAGGCCGTCCAGAAAACTCCGGCATGCTGGTCAACCTGGGAGCCAAACTGATCCTGCCAAGAAGCCGTTTTGAAGAGCCGGCCCGCCCACTGGATAAACAAATGTGGGCAGGTGCAATTGATACGGTTGGCAGCAAGCTGCTCGCCAAGGTTCTCTCAGAAATGAACTACGGCGGTGCCGTTGCAGCCTGTGGGCTGGCGGGAGGTTTTGACCTTCCAACAACGGTGATGCCATTCATCTTGAGGGGTGTAAACCTCCAGGGCGTCGACTCTGTCATGTGTCCAACAGAAAAACGCACTCAGGCATGGGAGCGACTGGTGAAGCTTTTACCGGAAGATTTTTACAACTCGGCCTGCCAGGAAGTGACACTCGAAGAAATTGCTGAATACGCTGAAGCGATCACGGTGGGTCAGGTGACTGGTCGTGTGATCGTAAAAATCTAA
- a CDS encoding TrkH family potassium uptake protein — MLLPALHDLVIGEEGAYSFGLSALITLLTGVPLYYFCRVPVFNLKPRQIFLLTNTSWLTLSAFAALPLYIQLDISYTDAFFETMSGITTTGSTVLSGLDQMNTGVLLWRSLLQWLGGIGFIVLAVAVLPFLKVGGMRLFQSESSDWSDKAMPRSGSIAKRIVCIYLGMTIFCAYLYFLGGMHGFEAINHAMTTLSTGGYSTSDSSMGHFHNPFIHWVAIVFMIFGSLPFVLFVKFLRGDSQSLLRDNQVQAFLKLLFILWVFLTLRLFINGDYSLFKSLTLVAFNTTSVITTTGFALTDYESWGGFAAALFLCLTVIGGCSGSTAGGIKVFRFQIAARLLGIQLKQLAHPRACFVQSYNGHKISSDILRSLIAFCFFFALLTTILTLLLSFLGLDLVTSLSGALTAVANVGPGLGDIIGPAGNFSSLPDAAKWFLSVGMLLGRLEVITVLVLFTPTFWKH, encoded by the coding sequence ATGCTACTGCCAGCCCTGCATGATTTAGTCATTGGCGAGGAAGGCGCTTATTCATTTGGCTTGTCGGCCCTGATTACCCTGCTGACAGGCGTACCGCTTTACTACTTTTGTCGTGTACCTGTATTCAATCTGAAGCCAAGGCAAATCTTTCTGCTGACCAACACTTCCTGGTTAACACTGAGTGCCTTCGCAGCCCTGCCTCTTTATATACAACTCGATATCAGCTATACCGACGCATTCTTTGAAACCATGTCCGGGATCACTACCACCGGTTCTACCGTGCTCAGTGGTCTTGACCAGATGAATACCGGGGTTCTTCTCTGGCGCTCTCTGCTTCAATGGCTTGGTGGCATTGGCTTTATTGTTCTGGCTGTGGCAGTACTGCCTTTTCTGAAAGTCGGTGGCATGCGTCTGTTCCAAAGCGAATCTTCCGACTGGTCAGACAAAGCCATGCCCCGCTCAGGCAGCATCGCCAAACGTATTGTTTGTATCTACCTGGGTATGACTATTTTTTGTGCGTATCTCTATTTTCTGGGAGGCATGCACGGTTTTGAAGCCATCAACCATGCCATGACCACTCTTTCCACCGGGGGTTATTCAACTTCCGACAGCTCCATGGGACACTTCCACAATCCCTTCATTCACTGGGTGGCTATCGTGTTTATGATTTTTGGATCGCTCCCCTTTGTCCTTTTTGTCAAATTCCTCAGGGGTGATTCTCAGTCGCTGTTGAGAGATAATCAGGTACAGGCTTTTCTCAAATTACTATTCATACTCTGGGTCTTTTTAACTCTACGACTGTTTATAAACGGTGATTATTCTCTGTTCAAGTCCTTGACTCTGGTTGCCTTTAATACCACCTCTGTTATCACGACGACAGGTTTCGCTCTGACGGACTACGAGTCCTGGGGAGGGTTTGCGGCCGCCCTTTTCCTCTGCCTGACTGTCATTGGTGGCTGCTCAGGCTCCACAGCAGGAGGAATAAAAGTTTTCCGTTTTCAGATTGCTGCTCGTTTGCTGGGTATCCAACTGAAACAACTGGCTCATCCGAGAGCCTGTTTTGTACAAAGCTACAACGGCCATAAAATCAGTAGCGACATATTGAGATCCCTGATTGCTTTCTGCTTCTTTTTCGCACTCCTGACCACCATTCTCACCCTGCTTTTGAGCTTTCTGGGGCTGGATCTTGTCACTAGTCTCAGTGGTGCATTGACAGCAGTTGCCAACGTAGGACCCGGACTTGGAGATATTATCGGACCTGCAGGCAACTTTTCATCACTGCCTGATGCGGCCAAATGGTTCCTGAGCGTTGGAATGCTACTGGGCAGACTGGAAGTTATTACCGTTTTGGTACTCTTCACTCCAACATTCTGGAAGCACTAG
- a CDS encoding long-chain fatty acid--CoA ligase encodes MNDNPPSHLVSLIRQRSNNNSSQTAIRFSENHQWQSMNWQQLGGKVDSVSRSLLTDNLPVQTNIGIWSQNLPEWTIADLGILQTRCVTVPIYPTSTAEQARYIIEDAGISVLFVGEQEQFDSALKLLDNCECLEKVIVFDSRTDLKGCDKALYFSDFMASAPTESELLTERLKNQSLDDLYTLIYTSGTTGQPKGVMLDYNSIGASFESHDLLIHIDHTDVSIAFLPLSHIFERAWSYYVLTRGAVNCYLKDPTKIAEVLPTLKPTVVCAVPRFYEKIYTGVNTMVQKGSPVKRFIFKMAMKVGLTTMELKRQGKTVPGYLTSLNQLADKMVFSKIKEKLGGRIRFMPCGGARLDDEINRFFHALGINVKVGYGMTETTATVTCFHDTGYQFGSCGSPLPGTQVKIGQEGEILVKGPTVMRGYYKKPDETAKTFDADGWLKTGDAGLIDGTGQLRITERIKELMKTSNGKYIAPQYIEGTLGKDRFIEQVAIIADARNYVSALIVPAFEALEEYAKSINLKYENKMELILNADIHAMFQDRLDQIQGELARFEQVKKFTLLPREFSIEMGEITPTLKLRRKIIMERFRKEVEAMYKPVTSP; translated from the coding sequence ATGAATGATAATCCTCCGTCGCACCTTGTCAGCCTGATTCGTCAGCGCTCAAATAATAATTCCAGTCAAACGGCTATTCGTTTCTCTGAAAACCATCAATGGCAATCCATGAACTGGCAGCAGCTTGGAGGAAAAGTCGATAGCGTTTCCCGCTCTCTGCTAACAGACAATCTGCCTGTTCAAACCAATATCGGGATCTGGTCTCAGAACCTTCCTGAATGGACTATTGCGGACCTTGGCATTTTGCAGACTCGTTGTGTCACTGTGCCCATATACCCAACCAGTACCGCTGAGCAGGCTCGTTACATTATCGAAGATGCCGGGATTTCCGTCTTGTTTGTCGGCGAACAGGAGCAGTTCGATAGCGCACTGAAACTTCTGGACAATTGTGAATGTCTGGAGAAAGTCATTGTATTTGACTCCCGGACTGACCTGAAAGGCTGCGATAAAGCACTGTATTTCAGTGACTTTATGGCCAGTGCTCCCACTGAGTCCGAATTATTGACAGAACGCCTGAAAAATCAGTCTCTGGACGACCTCTACACCCTCATCTACACCTCGGGCACTACCGGTCAACCAAAAGGCGTTATGCTCGATTACAACAGCATCGGTGCATCGTTTGAGTCACATGATCTTCTGATTCATATTGACCATACCGATGTATCCATAGCGTTTTTGCCTCTGAGTCATATTTTTGAGAGGGCCTGGAGCTATTACGTACTGACCCGGGGAGCTGTTAACTGCTACCTGAAAGATCCGACCAAAATTGCGGAAGTATTGCCCACGCTGAAGCCAACGGTCGTCTGCGCGGTACCACGCTTCTACGAGAAGATTTATACCGGCGTGAATACTATGGTACAAAAGGGCTCTCCGGTTAAGCGCTTTATTTTCAAGATGGCTATGAAAGTCGGTCTCACCACCATGGAATTGAAACGCCAGGGCAAAACAGTACCCGGTTATCTGACAAGCCTGAATCAGCTGGCTGACAAAATGGTGTTCAGCAAAATCAAAGAAAAGCTCGGAGGGCGGATCCGTTTCATGCCCTGTGGCGGTGCCCGGCTGGATGACGAAATCAACCGTTTTTTCCATGCCCTTGGCATCAATGTCAAAGTAGGTTATGGCATGACTGAAACCACAGCAACTGTTACCTGCTTTCACGATACGGGTTACCAGTTTGGCAGCTGCGGCTCACCGCTTCCCGGCACTCAGGTTAAAATCGGGCAGGAAGGCGAGATACTGGTGAAAGGTCCGACCGTCATGCGCGGTTATTACAAAAAACCGGATGAAACAGCCAAAACCTTTGATGCCGATGGCTGGCTAAAAACCGGCGATGCAGGCCTTATTGATGGAACAGGCCAACTGCGTATTACCGAGCGCATCAAGGAGCTGATGAAAACGTCCAACGGCAAATACATTGCGCCCCAATACATAGAAGGCACTTTGGGCAAGGATCGGTTTATTGAACAGGTTGCTATCATTGCTGATGCCAGAAACTATGTCTCTGCCTTGATCGTACCGGCCTTTGAAGCACTGGAAGAGTACGCAAAGAGCATTAACCTGAAATACGAAAACAAAATGGAACTGATCCTCAATGCGGATATCCATGCCATGTTCCAGGATCGACTGGATCAGATTCAGGGAGAGCTGGCCCGATTCGAGCAGGTTAAGAAGTTCACCCTGCTGCCTCGTGAATTCTCCATCGAAATGGGAGAGATTACGCCAACACTGAAATTGCGCAGAAAGATCATCATGGAACGTTTCCGCAAGGAAGTCGAAGCCATGTACAAACCGGTCACCTCACCCTGA
- a CDS encoding STAS/SEC14 domain-containing protein, with protein MSTETHGLNIGIERTGQNFFLNFKAVGKLTHEDYQIITPMIDSALEGVQSPSIDAFFDLRELQGWEARVAWDDFKLGLKHGKDFNRVALLGNKKWQEVATKVSKWFISGDVQFFEDEQEARNWLN; from the coding sequence ATGTCAACAGAAACTCATGGATTAAACATCGGCATCGAAAGAACGGGTCAGAACTTCTTTCTCAATTTCAAAGCGGTCGGCAAACTTACCCACGAAGATTATCAGATCATTACACCGATGATTGATTCAGCACTTGAAGGTGTTCAGTCGCCAAGCATTGATGCGTTTTTTGACTTGCGCGAGTTACAGGGTTGGGAAGCGCGGGTCGCATGGGATGACTTTAAACTCGGCCTCAAACATGGCAAAGACTTCAATCGCGTTGCCCTGTTAGGCAATAAGAAGTGGCAAGAGGTTGCCACCAAAGTCAGCAAGTGGTTTATCTCTGGCGATGTGCAATTTTTTGAAGATGAGCAAGAAGCTCGCAACTGGCTAAATTAA
- a CDS encoding phosphoribosyltransferase: MEQYNFTYNDIHNTIRTSAEKIKASGFEPDYLLAIGGGGLIPARIMRTYINKPILIVSLSRYSDETGTAPSETPVKLQWLETDTNLDGKKVLVIDEVDDERTTLQFTLNHLYDTHPETEFAAFVVHNKLKEKKGTLPERLSHFFTGEDIHDYWINYAWDAENIDQFGKK; the protein is encoded by the coding sequence ATGGAGCAATATAATTTCACCTATAACGATATCCATAACACCATTCGCACCTCAGCGGAAAAGATCAAAGCCTCCGGATTTGAGCCTGATTATCTCCTGGCCATTGGTGGCGGTGGGCTGATTCCAGCACGCATCATGCGCACCTACATCAACAAACCAATTCTGATTGTATCCCTCTCCCGTTACAGTGACGAGACAGGTACGGCACCATCAGAGACGCCAGTCAAACTCCAATGGCTGGAAACAGACACCAATCTGGACGGTAAAAAAGTTCTGGTTATTGATGAAGTCGATGATGAAAGAACCACTCTGCAGTTCACGCTGAATCATCTGTACGACACACACCCTGAAACCGAGTTTGCTGCATTCGTCGTACACAATAAGCTAAAAGAAAAGAAAGGCACCCTACCAGAGAGGTTGAGCCACTTCTTCACCGGTGAAGACATCCACGACTACTGGATTAACTACGCATGGGATGCTGAAAACATTGATCAATTCGGCAAAAAGTAA
- the aroC gene encoding chorismate synthase, translating into MAGNSIGQVFKVTTFGESHGIALGCIVDGCPPGIPLSEADLQKDLDLRKPGTSKYTTQRREPDQVRILSGVFEGKTTGTPIGLLIENVDQRSKDYSNIMDRFRPGHADYTYTHKYGFRDYRGGGRSSARETAMRVAAGAIARKYLASQGIEIKGYLSQLGAISIDKIDWDEVRNNPFFCPDADKVPAMEKLIDDLRRDGNSTGAKVTVMATGVMPGLGEPVFDRLDADLAHSLMSINAVKGIEIGDGFDSVVQKGTEHRDELTPEGFLSNSAGGVLGGISSGQDIVAHIALKPTSSMTAPGRSINMEGEPVEVVTKGRHDPCVGIRAVPIAEAMMAITLMDHLMRHRAQNADVVSPAPVIQGQA; encoded by the coding sequence ATGGCAGGCAACAGCATAGGCCAGGTTTTCAAGGTTACGACCTTTGGTGAGTCCCATGGCATTGCCCTGGGGTGTATAGTGGACGGCTGCCCTCCGGGTATACCTCTGAGTGAAGCGGATCTGCAAAAGGATCTCGATCTGCGCAAGCCCGGTACCTCTAAATATACGACACAGCGTCGTGAGCCTGATCAGGTCAGGATTCTGTCTGGCGTTTTTGAAGGCAAAACTACCGGCACCCCCATTGGTCTGCTTATCGAAAATGTGGATCAGCGTTCCAAAGATTATTCCAATATCATGGATCGTTTCCGTCCTGGCCATGCTGACTATACCTACACCCACAAATACGGCTTTCGTGACTACCGTGGCGGTGGGCGTTCGTCTGCTCGTGAAACGGCTATGCGTGTGGCAGCCGGTGCGATTGCCCGTAAATACCTGGCAAGTCAGGGCATCGAAATTAAAGGTTATCTGTCCCAGCTGGGCGCGATCAGTATCGACAAGATTGACTGGGATGAAGTTCGCAACAACCCTTTCTTCTGCCCGGATGCCGATAAAGTGCCCGCCATGGAAAAACTGATCGATGATTTGCGTCGTGATGGTAATTCCACCGGTGCCAAAGTGACCGTGATGGCTACTGGCGTAATGCCGGGACTGGGTGAGCCGGTCTTTGATCGTCTGGATGCCGACCTGGCTCATTCTCTGATGAGCATTAATGCCGTCAAAGGCATTGAGATAGGCGATGGCTTCGACTCTGTGGTCCAGAAGGGTACAGAACACCGTGACGAGTTGACGCCAGAAGGCTTCCTGTCCAATTCTGCCGGTGGTGTTCTCGGTGGTATCAGCTCGGGTCAGGATATTGTTGCCCATATTGCCCTGAAACCCACTTCCAGCATGACTGCGCCTGGCAGGAGCATCAATATGGAAGGCGAACCCGTTGAAGTAGTCACAAAGGGTCGTCACGATCCTTGTGTCGGTATTCGTGCCGTACCCATTGCTGAAGCCATGATGGCTATCACCCTGATGGATCATCTGATGCGCCATCGTGCCCAGAATGCTGATGTGGTCAGTCCTGCTCCGGTTATTCAGGGGCAGGCCTGA
- the prmB gene encoding 50S ribosomal protein L3 N(5)-glutamine methyltransferase, with product MTEISETHTGKSCRVNKSYDGLVSIRDFIRWAASRFNEAELFFGHGSDNALDEAFHLVFQVLQLPWELPEPYMDCRLSLNEQGRVAELIERRISERKPLAYLVNQAWFCGQPYYVDERVLVPRSPIAELIQQQFQPWLMDVQVERVLDLCSGSGCIGIAAAHEFPQATVDLLDISEDALEVAGINIDSHELWGRVQAIRSDLFEAIDHAPEKPKYQLIVSNPPYVDAEDMADFPDEFSHEPELGLAAGEDGLDMARVILARAADFLDEKGLLVLEVGNSHWALRDEYPDVPFIWPEFEAGGHGILILDAGNCRKYQPLFSSRERRKQA from the coding sequence GTGACAGAAATCAGTGAGACCCATACCGGCAAGTCCTGCAGGGTCAACAAGTCTTATGATGGTCTGGTCAGTATCCGAGACTTCATTCGCTGGGCAGCATCACGATTTAACGAAGCCGAGCTGTTTTTCGGGCATGGCAGTGATAATGCTCTGGATGAGGCTTTTCATCTGGTGTTTCAGGTGTTGCAGTTGCCCTGGGAATTGCCGGAACCCTACATGGACTGCCGACTTTCCCTGAATGAGCAGGGGAGAGTAGCAGAGCTGATCGAGCGCAGAATTTCAGAGCGCAAACCGTTGGCTTACCTTGTCAATCAGGCCTGGTTCTGCGGTCAACCCTATTACGTTGATGAGCGAGTGTTGGTGCCTCGTTCACCGATTGCCGAGCTGATTCAGCAACAGTTTCAACCTTGGCTGATGGACGTCCAGGTCGAAAGGGTGCTGGATCTTTGTTCAGGTTCCGGTTGTATTGGTATTGCTGCGGCCCATGAGTTTCCTCAAGCCACAGTCGATTTACTGGATATATCAGAAGACGCTCTGGAAGTGGCGGGTATCAATATCGACAGTCATGAACTCTGGGGCAGGGTTCAGGCCATTCGTTCTGATCTTTTTGAAGCGATCGACCATGCTCCGGAAAAGCCAAAGTATCAGTTGATTGTCAGCAATCCACCCTATGTGGATGCTGAAGATATGGCTGATTTCCCCGACGAGTTCAGCCACGAGCCGGAACTCGGTCTGGCTGCGGGGGAAGATGGTTTGGATATGGCCCGCGTTATTCTGGCACGTGCCGCAGACTTTCTGGATGAAAAGGGTCTGCTGGTGCTGGAAGTAGGTAACAGTCATTGGGCCCTGAGAGATGAGTATCCTGATGTGCCGTTTATCTGGCCGGAGTTTGAAGCAGGCGGCCATGGCATCCTGATACTGGATGCCGGGAACTGTCGTAAGTATCAGCCTCTGTTTAGCAGCCGTGAGCGAAGAAAGCAGGCTTAA
- a CDS encoding Smr/MutS family protein: protein MTENDNDDQEGLFKEAMMDVQPLKKANRSAELKKPATKVPESTLRARRQAAQMEDKPGGAALSEAWVEPIEPEQKLVYSRSGIQHTRMRQLRQGLLPIQYQLDLHGYRIEEARELISEFLLFCRNEGMQCVRIIHGKSHRSTNRQNTLKSHVNHWLRQLPEVLAFCSAPPSEGGTGSLLVLLKRKA from the coding sequence ATGACCGAAAACGATAACGACGATCAGGAAGGCCTGTTCAAAGAAGCCATGATGGACGTGCAGCCATTGAAGAAAGCCAACCGCTCTGCCGAGCTCAAAAAACCGGCGACTAAAGTGCCCGAGAGTACCCTCAGAGCCCGTCGGCAGGCTGCTCAGATGGAAGATAAGCCGGGGGGAGCCGCTCTTTCGGAAGCCTGGGTTGAACCTATAGAACCAGAGCAAAAACTGGTCTACAGCAGATCAGGTATTCAACATACCCGTATGCGTCAGCTACGCCAGGGACTATTGCCTATCCAGTATCAACTGGATCTCCACGGTTACAGGATCGAGGAAGCCAGAGAGCTGATTTCAGAGTTTCTATTGTTCTGCCGCAATGAAGGCATGCAGTGCGTTCGAATTATCCATGGCAAATCACACCGCAGTACCAATCGCCAGAACACCCTGAAAAGTCATGTCAATCACTGGCTGCGACAGCTTCCGGAAGTTCTGGCATTTTGTTCAGCACCACCTTCAGAAGGCGGGACCGGGTCGCTTCTTGTGCTTCTGAAGAGAAAAGCCTGA
- a CDS encoding patatin-like phospholipase family protein: MTKRVALVLGSGGARGYAHVGVIRELEARGYKITAIAGSSMGSLIGGLWATGKLNEYCQWAETLDSFEIIRLLDISLGRPGVIKGDRLFERMRDIIGDCRIEDLPIPYTAVATSLTYRKEVWFQRGDLVTAIRASSAIPSLFSPVEIHGQVLVDGGVLNPLPMAPAGSALADMVVAVDLLGKPFQKSDGLDEREKEKKSIFDGLIDKFVGVNESKKSQDELSASMSLMEISNQSMEVMQESLSRYKMAGYQPDVLVNVPRNICQFYEFHRFNEIAAVGRQLAIDALNQWESLHQEESAILMEAEVSSV; encoded by the coding sequence ATGACAAAAAGAGTAGCTCTGGTCTTGGGCAGTGGTGGTGCCCGGGGTTATGCCCATGTCGGGGTCATTCGGGAGCTGGAGGCCAGAGGGTACAAAATTACGGCAATAGCCGGCTCTTCCATGGGCTCATTGATCGGTGGTCTCTGGGCCACGGGTAAACTGAACGAATACTGTCAATGGGCTGAAACCCTTGATTCGTTCGAGATTATCCGTTTGCTGGATATTTCTTTGGGGCGTCCGGGTGTCATCAAGGGTGACCGCCTGTTTGAACGCATGCGCGACATTATTGGCGACTGTCGTATAGAAGATCTGCCGATTCCCTATACAGCGGTGGCTACCAGTTTGACTTATCGCAAGGAAGTCTGGTTCCAGCGTGGTGATCTGGTGACGGCAATTCGTGCTTCCAGTGCCATTCCTTCTTTGTTCAGTCCAGTAGAAATACATGGTCAGGTGCTGGTAGATGGCGGTGTGCTTAATCCTTTGCCAATGGCACCTGCAGGGTCCGCTCTGGCCGATATGGTTGTGGCTGTTGATCTGTTGGGTAAACCTTTTCAGAAAAGTGATGGGCTTGATGAGAGAGAGAAGGAAAAGAAATCCATTTTTGATGGGCTTATTGATAAGTTTGTAGGTGTCAATGAGAGTAAAAAGTCCCAGGATGAACTCAGCGCTTCCATGAGCCTGATGGAAATTTCCAACCAATCCATGGAAGTGATGCAGGAGTCACTTTCCCGATACAAAATGGCGGGCTATCAGCCAGATGTCCTGGTCAACGTACCTCGTAACATCTGTCAGTTCTATGAATTTCACCGCTTTAACGAGATTGCGGCTGTGGGCAGACAATTGGCTATTGATGCCCTGAATCAATGGGAGTCCCTCCATCAGGAGGAGTCCGCCATTCTCATGGAAGCAGAAGTTTCCTCTGTGTGA
- a CDS encoding IS630 family transposase (programmed frameshift), with protein MPAQYRIRLSIDEQQQLKDLIHQTKVAKHKRIHAQILLCLDENGPKLTELQTSQTCGVSTKTVQRTRKRCVLEGLDIAVNSKFNGIARPRKLQGEQQAALTALACSTPPEGHSRWTLQLLADRMVELEHVNSISHQTIGRGVKKNELKPWQKKEWCIPKKANAEFVCAMERVLDVYQQPHDPNRPLICMDESSKQHTLEVRTPLPMKPGQPLKYDNEYERNGVSSLFMFFAPLEGWRHIEVTDSRTACDWAHQIKQLVDVHFPKADVIRLVMDNLNTHTPASLYKAFEPGEAHRLASKLEIIYTPKHGSWLNMAEIELSILSRQCLSRRIPDQAALKSEIEAWESQRNGVESKMEWRFTTEDARVKLKKLYPTIKSE; from the exons ATGCCAGCTCAATACCGTATCCGCCTGTCCATAGACGAACAGCAGCAATTAAAAGACCTCATTCACCAGACCAAGGTGGCCAAGCATAAACGTATTCATGCCCAGATCCTCCTGTGTCTCGATGAAAACGGGCCAAAACTGACGGAGCTCCAGACCAGCCAAACCTGTGGTGTTTCAACGAAAACGGTTCAGAGAACACGCAAACGCTGTGTACTTGAAGGGCTGGATATTGCTGTTAATAGCAAGTTCAATGGCATTGCCCGCCCAAGAAAACTCCAGGGGGAGCAGCAGGCGGCATTGACAGCTCTGGCTTGCTCAACACCACCAGAAGGTCATAGCCGCTGGACGCTACAGCTTCTCGCTGACCGTATGGTTGAGTTGGAGCATGTCAATTCCATCTCGCATCAAACCATTGGCCGAG GAGTTAAAAAAAACGAGTTGAAGCCTTGGCAGAAAAAGGAGTGGTGTATTCCAAAAAAAGCAAACGCAGAATTTGTTTGCGCTATGGAACGTGTTTTGGATGTTTATCAACAACCACATGATCCGAATCGACCACTGATCTGTATGGATGAGAGCAGTAAGCAGCATACTTTGGAGGTCAGGACTCCACTCCCTATGAAGCCTGGCCAACCCCTAAAATATGACAATGAGTATGAGCGCAATGGTGTGAGTTCTCTCTTCATGTTTTTTGCGCCACTGGAAGGTTGGCGACATATCGAGGTGACTGATAGCCGAACTGCCTGCGACTGGGCTCACCAGATCAAACAGCTGGTTGATGTTCACTTCCCAAAAGCTGATGTCATCCGTCTTGTCATGGATAACCTGAACACACATACACCTGCATCTCTTTATAAAGCCTTTGAACCAGGAGAGGCTCATCGGTTGGCCAGTAAGTTGGAAATCATCTATACACCCAAGCATGGAAGCTGGCTCAACATGGCAGAGATTGAATTGAGTATTCTCAGTCGTCAGTGTTTAAGTAGACGCATACCCGATCAGGCCGCACTGAAATCAGAGATTGAAGCGTGGGAGTCCCAGCGTAATGGTGTAGAAAGCAAAATGGAATGGCGATTTACGACCGAGGATGCTCGGGTAAAACTCAAGAAGCTTTACCCGACGATCAAATCGGAGTGA